A window of Stenotrophomonas indicatrix genomic DNA:
GCTCGCCTGCGGGCAGGCTCAGCTGCGGGTGGCTCATGGTCAGCGCGATCAGGCCGCCCAGCGCGTCCTGCGTGCGCGGGAAGCTGCCGTCCAGATACTGCTGCACGTCGCTGGCGCCAACCGCCAGTTCACGACCGGAGATCGAAGGGGCGGCCTGCGCACCGATCGCAGCAGCAATCAGCACGGTCGAGGCGGCTAGGCGGGTCATCAGGGAACGCAGACGCATGGCGGTGACCGGAAGAAGGATCCAAGAGGCCTACAGAGTAGCTTTGCCCGCTGAATCGCGGGTACACACGGTTGCAACGGTTCAGTCCAGCGTTGGTTGCAGGCTGGCCGACTGGATCTGCCAGCTGCGGCCATCGGTGCTGGGCTGCACGCGGTACCAGCCGTGGTAGCGGAAGGTGCCGTTGGCGGTCACCGCGCGGATCTTCACTGGCACCTCCAGCAGGCGTGGCGGCTGCCCATCGTCGCGGGGCAACGCCACGTCACTGTCCAGGCGCAGGTTGCGCACGTCGGGCAGCAGGCGCAGCACGGCATCGTCGGCACGGCGCGGGTCGGCGGGGGCATAGGCCCAGGCCGCATCGCTGCGCGATGTGTTGCGGTTGAGCAGATCCAGCATGTAGCGGTTGAGCATCGCTGCGGGCGTTTCGCTGCCGTTGGCAACGGCGCCATACAGCGGATCGATGGCGATCGCGTCAACGGTAGCGGCCTGCGGTGCCGCTTTCGTCGTTGGCACCGACGGGGCGGTTGTGGCGCCGCTCGCGTCGCGCTCGGCTGCATCGACCGGGGGCGCCGGGTTGGAACACCCCGCCACAAGCAGCGGGATCAGCAAGGAAGTAAAACCGCGCATGTCTGCCTCCTCCCCGAGGCGACCTGGAAGGCGGCAGTGTAGCGGCCGGGGGCCGCTCAGCGCGAAGTGGTCAGCGCGAAGAGGGAAGCTGTTCCAGCGCGTCCAGCGCCGGCAGGACCTGCGCGGCGACCGCTGCCAGTGCATGGCCATCGGTGTCGGCATGGCGCTGCACGATGTCACGCAGCAGCTGGGTGGCCACCACCAGGGTGGCACGTTCGTCGCCGCTCAGGCCTGCCGTGCGCGGGGCCGATTCCAGCAGGCGCATCAGGTCGCGGCTGGCGCGGTGCTCCAGTTCGATGGTGCAGCGCCCGGTGCACTGGTGCCCGTCCTTTTCGATCGGGGTCACCGAGATCCGGTAGCGGGTGGAAGGGCTGGCCATGGAGGTGCTCGCGCTGGTGGGGAGGAATGGGACCACCATAGGCAAGGCGTCGGCCGGCGGCGATGGCCGGCGCTGCACGCAGTGTTCCACCCGGTTCGTTCCTGCGCTGGAAAAGCAGCGGCGCGGCCATGGGCGGCGGGCCTGTGCGGGAAATTGCGTGGGCGCGGGAAACGCTGTGTTGCGGGGGCGCAGTGGACGGCATCCACGCATGGCGTGGATCTACTGCAGAGCGAGCGCGGATGCGCGGCAAAAAAAACGGGACGGCCAAGGCCGTCCCGTCAGGTATCCGCTGCAGGGCGCGCGCTTAGAGCGCAGCGTCCTTGAGCTTCTTGAGCGGGCGAACCTTGAGCTTGGTGGTGGCCGGCTTGGCGGCGAACCACTGCTCTTCCTTGGTGAACGGGTTGATGCCCTTGCGCTTCGGCTTGGCCGGCACATTGACGGTGGTGATCTTCAGCAGGCCCGGCAGGGTGAACGAGCCGGCGCCCTTCTTGTGCACCGAGGAAGCGACAGCGCCTTCCAGCGAGGCCAGCACAGCGCGGACGTCCTTGGCGACAACGCCGGAGACTTCAGCGATGTGTGCAACCAGGCCCGACTTGGTCAGCACTTCCTTGATCGGCTTCGGAGCGGCCGGCTTGGCGGCTGCCTTCGTCGCGACTTTCTTCACTGCCTTCTTCGGGGCAGCCTTCTTAGCGGTCTTTGCCATGGTTTCCTGTTCCGTGAACGGTTGGTTGTTTGGTCGGCGCCGAACCCCGTCGGCAAGCGCAATGTAGGGCAACTCTTGGGCGCCGCCAATAGCCTGGAGCGCTGAAAGTGCATGTTTTTTCATATCCAGGCCGATTCAGTACATGGCCGGCAGTAGGGGGAGCGGGTGCGGTGGTGCGCTGCACCGCAGTGTCGGTGATTTCGACTGGATGGGCGAAATGACTGAAAACAAGGGGGAAATCGCCAGATTGCTGGCGAAGAAGTGTCCAGTCGTTGGCTCGGGACAGGCGCGCCGCGTGCGGCGGGGCGACGCAGGGCTAACGCGGCGCGTGCCAGGGTATTGGTTCATCACAGCCACAACGGAGCAGGACATGGGAATCTCGCGACACGCTACCGCGCATTGGGAAGGCGACCTGAAGTCGGGCAAGGGCCAGTTGAGCACGCCGCAGAGTGGTCTTCTCGACAAAACCCGCTACGGCTTCAACAGCCGTTTCGGTGATGAAAAAGGCACCAATCCCGAAGAACTGATCGCTGCCGCGCACGCCGGTTGTTTCACCATGGCGCTGTCGGCCAAGCTCGGCGAGGCAGGCTTTACCCCGACCTCGCTGGATACCGAAGCCAAGGTCGATCTGTCGATGGAAGGCGGCCCGCAGCTGTC
This region includes:
- a CDS encoding OsmC family protein, translating into MGISRHATAHWEGDLKSGKGQLSTPQSGLLDKTRYGFNSRFGDEKGTNPEELIAAAHAGCFTMALSAKLGEAGFTPTSLDTEAKVDLSMEGGPQLSQIRLKVKAVVPGIEATQFRAIADDAKQNCPVSKALSAVPISLEAELG
- a CDS encoding HU family DNA-binding protein; this translates as MAKTAKKAAPKKAVKKVATKAAAKPAAPKPIKEVLTKSGLVAHIAEVSGVVAKDVRAVLASLEGAVASSVHKKGAGSFTLPGLLKITTVNVPAKPKRKGINPFTKEEQWFAAKPATTKLKVRPLKKLKDAAL
- a CDS encoding DUF3861 family protein, with amino-acid sequence MASPSTRYRISVTPIEKDGHQCTGRCTIELEHRASRDLMRLLESAPRTAGLSGDERATLVVATQLLRDIVQRHADTDGHALAAVAAQVLPALDALEQLPSSR